The genomic segment TGCTGGACGACTTGAAGCCTGGCAAACATTTGTACCTGCTCAGCACTGGTACCGGTCTGGCGCCGTTCATGAGCGTCATCCAGGACCCGGAAACCTATGAGCGTTTCGAAAAAGTGATCCTGTGCCACGGCGTGCGTTACGTCAACGAAGTCGCCTACCGCGAATTCATCACCGAGCACCTGCCGCAGAACGAGTTCTTCGGCGAAGCGCTGCGTGACAAGTTGATCTACTACCCGACGGTGACCCGTGAGCCTTTCGAAAACGAAGGCCGCCTGACCGACCTGATGCGCAGCGGCAAGCTGTTCAGTGACATCGGTCTGCCACCGATCAACCCGCAGGACGACCGCGCCATGCTGTGCGGCAGCCCGAGCATGCTCGACGAGACCAGCGAAGTGTTGAACAGCTTCGGCCTGAAAGTTTCGCCACGGATGCGCGAGCCGGGTGATTACCTGATCGAGCGAGCGTTCGTCGAGAAGTAAACACCACTGAACGGCTCTGCTTTCCCCTGTGGGAGCGAGCCTGCTCGCGAAGGGTGTGTGTCATTCAACTTCAATGTTGTCTGACACGCCCCCTTCGTGAGCAGGCTCGCTCCCACAGTGGTTTCTGGCGCTCACATTTTTGCGGGGATGACTTCCAGCACCCGGATAACGCCGGCTTGCGGGTAATGCCAACGCACATCCAGATCCCAGAACTGCGCGCCATATTCCCGCTCAGGCGTTGGCGTCTGGTACGCCGGCCGTGGATCCTGTGCCAGACACTGCTCGATCAACTCAACCAGTGGCTCTTCAAGGCGCTGAGCATGGCCATGGGCCTGTTTCAGGGCCGAGTCCGTCCACTGCACGGGAATCAGCTGTGGCGCGGCGCTGGCGATGCTGTTGGAGGCTTTGTCGATGATATCGGCGTAAGGCACGTAGGGCTTGATGTCGAGCACCGGTGTGCCGTCCAGCAGGTCAATGCCCGAGATGAGCAGGCGATTGGCTTCAACCCTGTCCAGCTTCACCACCGACTGGCCGATGCCATTGGGGCGGTGCGTCGCCCGGGTGGCGAACACGCCCATGGATTTGTTACCGCCCAGGCGAGGAGGGCGGACTTTGAGTCGTGGCTTTTCTTCCAGTGCCTGATGGAACACAAACAGCAGCCAGACATGGCTGACGTGTTCCAGTCCTTGCACGGCGTCGCCCTGATCGAACGGCGCCACCAGCTCCAGCACGCCACGGGCGGCAGGCGCCAGTTGTGGCTGACGCGGGATGGCGAATTTCTCCTTGAAACAGGAATGCACGAAGCCGATGGGGGAGACGCTGTAGGTCATGGTCTGGGGTCGAGGCGGGAAGAGAAAATGGCGATGAAGCATGAACCTGTGGGAGCGAGCTTGCTCGCGATTGCGATGGATCAGTCGACATTGATGCTGGATGTCTGACCGCTATCGCGAGCAAGCTCGCTCCCACATTTGTTTCGCAGCGTTCGGTTATTGCGGGCGAACGCGCAGGGTCAGGCCCTTGAGAAAGTTGCGCAGCAACTGATCGCCACAGGTGCGGTAGTTGGTGTGGCCGAACTTGCGGAACAGTGCACTCAGCTCAGGCTTGGACACCGGGAACTCGGCAGCCTTGAGGATGGCATGCATGTCGTCTTCTTTCAGTTCGAAGGCCACGCGCAGTTTCTTGAGGATGATGTTGTTGGTTACCGGTACTTCGATAGGCTGTGGCGGACGG from the Pseudomonas sp. N3-W genome contains:
- the fpr gene encoding ferredoxin-NADP reductase → MSNMNHERVLSVHHWNDTLFSFKCTRDPGLRFENGQFVMIGLQQPNGRPLMRAYSIASPNWEEHLEFFSIKVPDGPLTSQLQHLKEGDEIIISKKPTGTLVLDDLKPGKHLYLLSTGTGLAPFMSVIQDPETYERFEKVILCHGVRYVNEVAYREFITEHLPQNEFFGEALRDKLIYYPTVTREPFENEGRLTDLMRSGKLFSDIGLPPINPQDDRAMLCGSPSMLDETSEVLNSFGLKVSPRMREPGDYLIERAFVEK
- the tsaA gene encoding tRNA (N6-threonylcarbamoyladenosine(37)-N6)-methyltransferase TrmO, whose product is MTYSVSPIGFVHSCFKEKFAIPRQPQLAPAARGVLELVAPFDQGDAVQGLEHVSHVWLLFVFHQALEEKPRLKVRPPRLGGNKSMGVFATRATHRPNGIGQSVVKLDRVEANRLLISGIDLLDGTPVLDIKPYVPYADIIDKASNSIASAAPQLIPVQWTDSALKQAHGHAQRLEEPLVELIEQCLAQDPRPAYQTPTPEREYGAQFWDLDVRWHYPQAGVIRVLEVIPAKM
- a CDS encoding DUF1456 family protein, giving the protein MIHNDVLRSVRYMLDISDKKLIEIIKVGGMDVSLEDLLTYLDKKEEDEEGFVRCPDEVMAHFLDGLVIFKRGKDESRPPQPIEVPVTNNIILKKLRVAFELKEDDMHAILKAAEFPVSKPELSALFRKFGHTNYRTCGDQLLRNFLKGLTLRVRPQ